The Pseudomonas chlororaphis subsp. piscium genome contains the following window.
GCTCGAGACCCTGAACCGCATCAACCGCAACTACAACACCCTCAAGGACGCCTGCCGGGAGCCCGACACCGGCGCCGCGCGCGGTCATTACTACTGCAGCGGCGTGACCTTGCGCATGGTCAACGACGGGCCGTTCAACCCCTGGGACTACAGCCCTTACGCGATCAAGATTGGCGCGACCTCCTACTCCTGGATCCGCAAGGACCTGAGCACCAAGATCCTCATCCACCCGGCCGGTTTCATCCTGCGCACGCCCACCGATGCGACGGCCTTGAAATTGCCGGTCAAGGAGCAGGGCTGGACCTGCATCTACGCCTTCGACGGCGGCACCGGGCCGGAACGCAAGTGGTACGGCTGCGGCTTCTTCGACAGCCGCGAACCGCCGCGCTCCGCCCAGGGCACCATGACCAACCGCAATGCCGCGCTGGCCTACGGTACCTGCTCGGAAGTCGGGGTCAGCACCGCCGAGCAGTGGACGCAGAAATACACCGGTTTGATGAAGGGGCCGATCCAGTACAGCCAGTGTTCCTGGAACGCGGAAAAACCCAGCGACTGGAGCGCCATGATCCGGGTCCACGAATCGCGGGTGAACACCACCAACAAGGACCCCTTCGCCTACAGCGCCCAGGTCAACGAATTCATGCTCAAGAATGCCTCGGCGACCAACGACGGCAGCGAGAACATGAAGTACATCGACGCCTTCATCTACAACGTCAACAGTACGCAGAACTTCGCCACCCGCGGTGACCAGGCACCGCCGAAGCCGGAGAACGGCCTGAACAGCGCGCGCAATTTCCAGAAAAAACTCCAGGCCCAGGGCTACAGCGTGCCGATCCTGCGGCTGGACTTCACCAAGCCGGCGGAGCAGCGCTTCAGCTATGTCGCCGCCGACCAGGCGATCGACCTGGCAACCGCTGGCGGCGGGCAGCCCGTGCCGCGCTATATCGCTGCGGCCTCCTGGGTCGAGCGCTACGACCCCGGCAGCAAGAAAAACGAATGGACCCTCAACGTCACGCCCACCGCCGAGGGCAAGGCGATCCAGGCCAGCGACCAGGAGGCGTTGTACAAGGAATTGTTCGAGCTGCGCGGCGCCGACAGCCAGTGGCGCGACAATGAAAAATCCCCGGGCAGCATGCGTCAGCAATTGAGCTGCCTGGTGCAGAACTACCCGGCCAAGACCGAGTGGAACCTGGAACCGTTCCGCCCCAACGTCACGCCTCAGGAAGCGGCCAAGGCCGGTTGCAATCCCGTGCCGGTGCAGGCGCCGCAGTACATCGCTTCCGCCGATTGGGTCAAGCGCTACGACCCCGGTACCCGCCAGGACGAATGGACCTTGAGCGTGGTGCCCACGGCGGCGGGGCGCGCCTTGCCCAACGAGCAGGCCGGGGTGCTGTACGACCAGTTGTTTGCCCTCAAGGGGGGCGATAGCAACTGGCGCGACAATGAGAAATCCGCCGGCAGCATGCGCCAGCAATTGAGCTGCGTACTGGTCAACTACCGCGGCAAGACGCCGTGGAATCTCGAGCCTTTCCGGCCGGCGCTGTCAGACAGCGAGACCCGCGCCGCGGGGTGCAATCCGGTCCTGCGCTGAGTGGCCGGCCGCTTGATTTTTTCGCCAGGCAGAAGGGAGGTGCAGTCACGCTCGGATGGATCGAAGAGTGCAGGTTGTGTTTTGGCTAATCAGGGAGATGCATGCCATGAAAAAACGTTTGAACAGGATTGTCCCGATACTCGTATTGCCGTTGTTCTTGCACATGACATCGGCCAATGCCGAGTCCTGCGAGGAGACGCTGAAACAGGTCGAAAGCCTCTACAACAAAACCGTCGACAGTTGCGGGAAAGATCCGGCATCGGACTGTTCGGGCTTGCTGATCAGGGGCACGCACCGCGCCGACCCGGCGAAGGGGCAGCAATGGGACGTATGGAACCCCAGCCCGAAGGCCCGGGAACTGGGGACGTTTGCCGCGTCCTGGATGCGCACCGACGGCATCAGCTATGAAGACCCGGGCATGAGCACGCAGAACGGCTACATCATCAAGCCGATCGACCTGGTGCGCGAACCCGAGACGCCGGTGCACGTCTACTGCGCGTTTCCCAACGACGCCTGGACCGACTTCCGGGATGACCGGGGCTGCGGCAACAACCGCAACACCAGCCAGACAGAGGCGGTATGCCAGGCCATGGCCCCGCCTATCACCAGCTCCAAGGCCTGGGTCGCGCACTTCACCCGGTTCAACAACGACCGCAAGCAAGACCAGTTGCAATGTGGCTTCAACATGCGCAAGCCCATGAGCAGCCAGGATCGGGTCAGCGCGTTTCAAAACTTCATGGGGGCCCGGCAAGTCATCAATACCCGTGAGTTCCAGACCCAGACAGAGTTGCGCCTGGGTAACCCGAAAGACGACGAGCTGCCGATCCTGGCGTTTTTCTACAGCGATCAACGGGGCTTGAACGATGCCCTGGCCAATCAGCGCGACTACAAGAACAAGACCGGCAAGGATCGCAACATCGTCAAGATCGACTTTCCCCGGACGCCGACCAGCAAGGCCAGCTTCTCGTGCATCCAGACCGCTACTGCGCCCACGCAGCAATTCTGCGATAAGTACATCGAGTCAAGCTCCTGGGTGCAACGCCCCGATCCGAAGCTCGGGCCCAACACCTGGTCGCTTCAGGTGGTGCCCACCGCTTGCGGCCGTGCGATCAAGGACG
Protein-coding sequences here:
- a CDS encoding DUF2599 domain-containing protein translates to MHPAVRSSFLLAWTLPLAFCAAAAQPPLDPLETLNRINRNYNTLKDACREPDTGAARGHYYCSGVTLRMVNDGPFNPWDYSPYAIKIGATSYSWIRKDLSTKILIHPAGFILRTPTDATALKLPVKEQGWTCIYAFDGGTGPERKWYGCGFFDSREPPRSAQGTMTNRNAALAYGTCSEVGVSTAEQWTQKYTGLMKGPIQYSQCSWNAEKPSDWSAMIRVHESRVNTTNKDPFAYSAQVNEFMLKNASATNDGSENMKYIDAFIYNVNSTQNFATRGDQAPPKPENGLNSARNFQKKLQAQGYSVPILRLDFTKPAEQRFSYVAADQAIDLATAGGGQPVPRYIAAASWVERYDPGSKKNEWTLNVTPTAEGKAIQASDQEALYKELFELRGADSQWRDNEKSPGSMRQQLSCLVQNYPAKTEWNLEPFRPNVTPQEAAKAGCNPVPVQAPQYIASADWVKRYDPGTRQDEWTLSVVPTAAGRALPNEQAGVLYDQLFALKGGDSNWRDNEKSAGSMRQQLSCVLVNYRGKTPWNLEPFRPALSDSETRAAGCNPVLR
- a CDS encoding DUF2599 domain-containing protein; the encoded protein is MKKRLNRIVPILVLPLFLHMTSANAESCEETLKQVESLYNKTVDSCGKDPASDCSGLLIRGTHRADPAKGQQWDVWNPSPKARELGTFAASWMRTDGISYEDPGMSTQNGYIIKPIDLVREPETPVHVYCAFPNDAWTDFRDDRGCGNNRNTSQTEAVCQAMAPPITSSKAWVAHFTRFNNDRKQDQLQCGFNMRKPMSSQDRVSAFQNFMGARQVINTREFQTQTELRLGNPKDDELPILAFFYSDQRGLNDALANQRDYKNKTGKDRNIVKIDFPRTPTSKASFSCIQTATAPTQQFCDKYIESSSWVQRPDPKLGPNTWSLQVVPTACGRAIKDDQTDRMFAELYNKHKDDEQWRQYSVNGGSLRRQLVCHLAASYDGKPVRNKPEWNLEPARPYVDQATAVAQRCNPY